The Mangrovibacillus cuniculi sequence GTAATTCCCAAGTATTCATCACTTTTCGATTATCATTAGTTAAATGGAAATCTAAACTTCCAACATCTAAAGGGCCATTCTCAAAAAAATAAACTTGTAGGGTATGCATATTCTCTTGTGCATCACTAGCAGGACTATAAAAACTAGAACTATACATTAGCTCTTCACTGTTTTTTCCTTTTATACTTGGTATAATGCTCGTTTCCTTACCCCAAGACGAGTCATGTTTATAGAACACCACAATGCGTTCTTCATCGACAATGAGCGAGTCAATGTAAAGCTTTTTTCCGTGATTATCTAGAGTCTTATCTATAGGATATAAGTAATCATGGTATAGACTACTTATTAAGCTCGTATCACCTCTAACTGCAATTACTAACTTTTCTAATCCAGGTATCTCTCCTATAAACGCAGCGACTGTATCCGACACCCGGATGGTTCCTATCAAACTAAAGCATAGTAAAGAGGCTGCAATTAGTAATGTATAGCGCTTGTATCTCCTCTTTTGCTCTATTACTCCTCTGTTGACACCTCTACTAATAGCGTCGTGGAGCTGAATTGAAGGAACAGGTAGTTCATCTATCTTTTCCTTCTCTTTTTTTAACTCTTCTTCACGAATGTTTCTCACGTAGGCTTTCTCCTTCCTCTGTTAGCTCCCCTTTTAGCGTAGACAACCCTTTACGTATCCATGTTTTTATCGTTCCTTTTGGACGGTCCATAATATAAGCAATCTCTTCAACAGGTAAATCATGAAAGTATCGTAACGTAATAACATGCTTATATGGTTCTTCTAAAGAAAGAACAGCACTACGTATGTCATAGGAGATAGAATTATCGTCCACTTGCGCTTCACCGTTCACTTTTTCTGTGACAACCAGCTTCTGTCGTTTTCTGAACTCATCATGGCAATAATTAAACAAAATTCTGGTTAGCCAAGCCGAGATATGAGCTGGATCTCTTAGCTTTTTTATCTGCTTGTATGCTCTATAAGTTGTTTCTTGTACCGCTTCTATCGCATCATGTTCATTATGGAAATAAGTAAAAGCTATTTTATAAAGACGTGTTTGATGCAAACGCATGACCTGTTCAAAAGCTTGATTGTTGCCGCTTTTTGCTTGTTTTATTAAAACTATTGTCTCTTGTTCCAATGCTGTCCCTCCCTTCTTATAGGTTAGACTGTTTAATAAGGATAAACGATTTATTTTTATTTTTTTAATTTAGGCATTTACAAATCATCAGTTATGCACGGAGGAGTATAAAATGAAAAAATACTACTACCTAAGTAGGCAGTAGCATGGTTTGGTAAAAGTTATGTTCACTATTAAACCTGAAATCTATTAATCATTCCACTCAGCCCCTCCGCCAAGTTAGAAAGAGCATGTGCTGACGCAGAGATTTCTTCCATTGAGGCCATCTGCTGCTCTGCCGCAGCTGCTACGTTTTGAGAGTGCATGGATGCATCATCAGAAATAGCTGTCAGGTCTTTAAAGTGCAAAGTGACTTCATCCGTATTTATCGATACCTTATCTGTCGCCTCTACCATCACTTTAATTTGATTTGTTAAGGAATTCATAATCTCTAAGATTTCTTGGAAGTTTTGTTCTGTTAGACCTACTATCTTTAACCCATCCTCCACTTCCACTGTTACTTGTTTCATAGAGTTGTTGGATTGGACCATGTCTTTTTGTATTTCTTGAATTAAAGCAGTTATTTGTGAAGAAGAGCGTTGTGATTGTTCAGCCAATTTCCTTACCTCGTCTGCTACGACTGCAAAACCTTTTCCATGCTCCCCTGCTCGTGCTGCTTCAATTGCCGCGTTCAGAGCTAAAAGATTAGTTTGTTCTGCGATAGAGGAGATTACATTTGTAATGTCTCCAATTTCCTTTGATCTTTGGTCTAATGACTTGATAGCTTCTCCACTAGACTTTACCGAACTACTGATTGCTTCAATTTGTTGAACGGTTCTAGTAACTAATTCTCCTCCATTATTAGCTTTAGAAGTTGCCTGTAAACTAACTTTTGAGATAGTATTGGCATTTTTCACAATATCTTGAATTCCAAGGCTAACTTCTTCTAAAGAAATTGCACTAGTCTTAATACTCGTAGTAGCGCCATCTGCACCACTAGCTACTTCTTGAATAGACTCTGCAATTGTTTCTGAAGCTTTGCTAGTTTGTTCTGCACTTGCAGTTAATTCTTCTGAGGAAGCAGCTACTTGCTCAGATGTGTTCATCACTTCGTTCATCATTTCTTTAAGATTTTTTGTCATATCATTAAAATGAACCGAAAGTGTACTTAATTCATCTCCTGCTTTATCATCAATAGTTGAAGTAAAATCACCATTTCCTGCTAGTTTAACACCTTCTGTGATCTTCCTTAATCTCTTATTTATTTTAGCAGTAAAGACAAAAACACTCGTTCCTGCTATCACAATCATTAATACAATAATAGGTAAAAACGTTGTGAAAAAGCTAGATATAATTTTATTAATAATATTTTGGGAAGCTCCTACATAAAAAATACCAATCGTTTGGTTATTTCCATCTTTAATTGGCATATACGCAGTTTGATACATTTGTCCTACCACGTCTGCCTCTCCATAGAAGGTCTCTCCTTTGGTAATGACCGCTTCTGTTACTTCAGGAGAAGCCGTTGTGCCTACTGCTCTATTTCCTTCTTTAATGACATTCGTAGCGACGCGTGTATTACCTTGAAAGATAGTTACTGTATCTCCTGTATCCCTTCCAATGGTATCTACTAAGTCGAAGTTGTCATTCATTAAAACAGATCCTTTGTATAGTTTATCATCCTTTATTTCCCAGTTACCTGGATAGTGAGTATCTATGTAACGATAGGCTAACGCTAGATCTCCTTTTGCTTTTTCTACCGCAAATTCTTTCACACCTTGCGTAATTTCATGGTGAACAACAAACCCAATGACAGTAGATAAAACCAAGATTATGCTGGTTACCATGATGTTTATTTTTGTTCCTAGTTTGAGCTTCATAGGGTCACCTTCTTTATACATTTTATACTATCAATATCGACAAAATGCGACAGAATTTTAGGGTAGATTCATCAGTTTTTAATGAATATTCAGGTGATTAACCTAGTAAAATATGGTTTAGTAGTAAGTTATTAGAAGTATATAAAAGAAGAAGTCCAAAACAATAATAGTTAGTCCCATATTACAAATGAAGCTTTCCTGCCTCGGTTTTGAAGGTATCTTTACTTTTTTACCTTTGGGGAAAATTCACTTTTTTTTAGAAAATTATTAAATACTAGACATACTTGGATAAATTCATCTTTTGTAGTTAACAGTAAGACAGATAATTACATAGAAAAAATCCAAGTATTGAAAAGAGGTAATATAAAATGGATTGGATATGGAAAGCCATTCTTATTGTAATGGCCGGGACTTTGTTGTTACGCTTAGCTGGAAGGAAATCACTTTCCCAAATGACATTAGCTCAAACGGTCATCATGATTGGGATTGGTTCATTATTAATACAACCAGTAGCAGGAAAAAACATTTGGACTACTATAGGTGTTGGATTAGTCTTAGTTATTACGTTAATGGTAATAGAATACTTACAGGTCAAAGTTAACATGTTCGAAAAATTTATAACTGGGAAATCCAAGATATTAGTAGAAAATGGAGTAATTAACGAAAAGAACTTTAAAAAATTACGATTTACTGTTGATCAACTAGAAATGAAGTTACGACAACAAGGAATTAGTAAAATAGCTGATGTGAAATGGGCTACATTAGAACCCAATGGACAGATGGGGTTTGAATTGATGGACCATGCTAAACCAGTTACGATGCAGGAGTATTCAGTTCTGCTGATGCAATTGCAACAACTGAAGAGTCATTTTGGGATTCCACCTTATAAAAGTCCTTCCAAAAATGCTATGGAAGATATGGATATTTTCAGTGAGGTAAAGGACAGTGTTGATAAACATTCCTCGGAGGCACTGCAATAAGTAGATATTGGGACTATCTTTGAACAGGATATAGAGACACAGAGATAGGTATCTTTCCTTGTGTCTCTAATGTACTGATTACATAAAATAACCGTGAACAGCACCAAGAATCGTAAAAATAACAAGATGATCCCCAATTGCTATATAAAAGTATTTTCTTTCTATTAATTTAAACATCGTGTTTTTTACATACATTAAACTGATAAGAAACCCAATTATTAGTCCAATCATACCCCCATTGAAGATACCTTCTACACCTGCTGCTTGTACGAGAAATCCGACCAGAAAAGAACTGATGAATGCGATTATGATAGATACAACGTAAGCCACGGGATGATTTTTTTTGTTTTTTAGTAAGATGGAGTAATATATTCCACCGTATAGCATGTACACAAATGCACCTACTAGTAATGCTGTTAGCGAAAGAGTAAACATTTCTTTCCTCCTATTGAGTTTTTTTTTTCTGTCTTTATTATACAATATGGTTGGTATATTTACTGACCGTCATAAAGATATAATTCATTTATGACTCTTACAGGTAGTTACAGTGATGTTGATTTTATTTCCCCCAATATTCAATAGTTATATCTGAATACTCGTCCACACTCATAACGAATCCAAATTTGTAGTTCTCTGATACAATAATTAGATCATCTTGCATATCTAACAAAAATTTCATTATAATATTTTTACTTTCTAGTAATGAAAGTACTAACGCTAATGGATAATTAAGAATGAGTTGGTCACAGTTCCTCGAGTATAAACCAGCTGTAGGAGGGTAAAACAAAACTGTTTCTTGTTCGTAACTTTTATAGTATTCGAAAATAAATTCAATCTTTGAATAGAGTATTTCTTCGCTATAAGGTATTTTAAAAGATTTAATATCATTGGTTTTTATGAGTTCATAAACCTTTTGATACACTTCCTCTGTTTTTAGAAAATCAAAAAACTTCTTATCTGAGATATCTATGTTATAGTAATTCTTTAAGTCGTCTATAAGTTGTATCTTTGCGTGTTTTACTTTGTTTTTAATTAGTAACTTTTCTAACTGAATTTTTCTATCACTCATTATGAAAACACCTCTGCACAATAATTCGTTACTTATATAAACTTTTATAGAGTAACTTGTAATCGATCTTCCTTTAACGTAGACATATCCAAGTACAATAATCAAGGGTGTTATCAAGGTATAAGTTTCATTTTTGAGTACTTAGAAAGTAAAACTTTCGAAACCAAAAAAGCTTGTATTTATTGGTTAGATAATGCAGTTGGTAGTTCGCCCAATAAGCCATGGATGGATAAATTAGCAGCAGTTCAAAAGGAACTTACAGAAGAGGAACTGATAAGAATAACTAATTGGATTTTAAACAATAAATGTTTAGAAAGAGAACAAGTTACCGGATGGATTGATGATGTTTATAAGAGATTCGAAAAATCTTCTGCATGGTATTTAAAAATGAAATAAGAACATGATTGGCGAACTGGGATAAATACTGTGTATCTTGAGAGCAGTCCCCACAACTCATTAAAGGTAAGAATATAAGAAAATGGTGGGACGTTTGACGTTCAGCTTAGATTAGACTGATGATCAGTATTTATACTAGTTCAACAGTTGGACTATAACTTGTAAGTATTTCAATTATGTCATTTGGTGTAAGGAACACATAATGCTCAACTTGATTGGGCTCAAAAACACCCGCAGATTCATCAAGAAACCAATTAATATATTCAGAGTTTCTCACTTTAAAAAATGTCCAATCAGAATAAAAATTTGTACCTTATTGTCGTTCTAAGTAATCAAGTTTTTTTATAACGAACCTTGATCTGTATTTCTGTAAGATAATACTCCTTCTTCATACTTAACTAAGACTTTTACTTTATCTTTTTCATCGCTAAATTTAATTGTAATCCCTTCTATACTATTAATAAAAGAGTCGTTGAATAGTTTTGGTGGTAATCCATTGATTGGTACCCACCTTTCCCAGTGTTCAAAGTCTATTCCTCCTATTTACTACATCGAGTTTTATTTGTATCACAGATGATGTAACATATCCTAAACAGTTTCCTGGAAACCGACACACTTAGAGCTACATTATATCTTTATCAGTTTTTGAATAAAACATGTGACAGTCACTTGAGTCCAAATTATCAAAAGGTAAATAGGATGTAAAATACCGAGAATTTAGAGTAACTGGTAAATAGAAGACAAGAAAAGATGCAAAGTGAGTTCTTTGCATCTTGGGTAAAAGTAGTTTAGTTGAATAATTGTTCTAAGCTTACGGAACCAGAACTGCTGGTACTGTAACGTCGCAGCAATCAATGTATGTTACTGTACCTTGAGGTAAATTAGGGTCTACTAATTCAATTCGTAATACTGTTGCTTCTGGGCACTCAGGTAGTTCACGAACAAAAACTACATTCACGTCGATAGAATTTGGAGATGGTGTAAAAGTATATCTCTCTCTATCACAACAAGATAGTTGACAACAAATTGTTTCGGTAAAGCATCTTGAGAAATTAAATATACACTCAATGTCATTGCCAACTGTCAACTGATAATCCACTTTTAGTGTCACAGTCGTTTCACAACTCCCTGGAAGAACTGGGTCAGTAAAGGAGAATGCCCCTCCTATCACTTGTAATGTTCCTGGTCCTTCTACAAAAGTACATCCATTTCCACAGTTATCTCCATTTACTACTAAACAAGCAGAAAAGTCCTCTGGTACAAAGTCCTCATTTTGTTTTAGAACTTTGACGTTTGGGTAAATCCAATACGGTGTACCATCTCCATTAAAATTTGGTGTACAACTACCTTGTGGAAAAATTGCCATGCTACTTCGCCTCTCTTTCAAAATATTAACTTACGAGTTATTTATATGAAAGTATATACAAATGAGAGAGGGCTAATAGCTTAGTAGTTTACCTAATTTCCATACATTTTTGTCTAATATTGTAATTAATGAGTCTTTCTACCTGTTTCCTTTGGTTGAATCTCCTATTAGGCATGGTGATTTGGCTTAATCTCTACTTTTGCATTATCAATAAAGTGATTTTCTTTTATGTTAGAGAGTCCTTTTTATATATGGTGGGGTAACTGCCTGTCTCAAAATATTTACCCCGTAGTCCTACCAATCCCTCTATCCCCTTTGTTTTCTTGTAGCATCCAATCCATTAGCTCCTTACGATCAACCAACCGTACTTGGTTTGAATTTGCCAATTTTTTAGCTTGTTCTGTAAAGAAGCTATTAGTTATCACCCAGCACTCATCTGCTTTATAATAGCATTTTGCTGAAGCTACTTCCTGAATCGCTTTCACTCCAACATTTTTCTTATACCTTTTCGCTTGAACAACAATTTTCTTAGCTTTTGCAGTAATTACTAAGTCCGCGCCATAGTCTCCACTTACTGGTGTTAACTGTACATTATATCCTTTTGCTTTTAATAATGCATGAAGGTATTCTTCAAACTTCCTTCCCGACATTTTATCGACTTCTACGATACCTGACTTTCTAAGTTCTAGTTCTCTCAGCGTATTAACTATAAATGCAAATATTAAAAAAACACCAATAAATACTATTATCCCTATAGTTAATAAAGGATCAGCTGTTAACATAGACCATATTAGGTCTAAGCCCATTTTAAATCCGTCAAAGAACTCAAGATCCATAATACTCTCCTTCTATTACTTTATTATGTGTAAATATCTATTAATTTACATTTTTATTATATCAAACTATATTCCACTATTCTTTGAATACTAAAAAACACAAAGTAGCTGAACAAATATTAGGAAGTGACTGGTAACCATTCTTTTAAACAACTGTCGCACTATTGCTTCTCCGTCACACCCCTTCAAAGTAGGTAACACGACTGTTAGAAATATGTTCTATTCATTCGATTAAATCAGGGGTGCCGTTTCAACTATCACTAACTTATATTCACTAGCAAGTAACTCCACACAAGTATGAGATCTAATATATTCAGTTCCACCAGTAACCAACAATGTCTTCATCTAAACGACTCATAAAAAAACCCTGCCAAATGGCAGGGCTTTAAAATATGTTAAGAAGTCTACTTTTTGTAATTTGTCATGGTAGGCAATTCGACAAATAACGAGAAGTGACAAGCACCTGTTCTCATATGTAAAAACATTGTAAGATAAGGTACCTGTCCCTCTGTTTCGAATTTATTTATGTTAGGAAGAAATAGGAATGATTTGTTTAAAATTATTATGCTACTTCTGAAATACTTATGTTTACATCATTTACAAAGTTTTGGACTTTATCTTTTTCAAGGATAGAAATTTCCATAGAAACAGGCTGCCCAGCGTTATTAGTAATAGTCATTTTACTTGTAAAACTATTTAAAAGTGGTATTAGACCTATAGCTAAGAAAAGCAAAGCCCCCAAAAATGAATTACCAATAGAACCTAAAGCTGAAAAGACGAAAAATAAACCAACTAGCAGTCTAACAAAATGTAATTTCGTTGAAACACTTACGCTAGCAATATTTTTTAAAGGAAAAGACACTTCATTACGTCCTAAAGGAATTACACCTAGAAGTGTATTTGGTTGATATCCTATAACTCTTTTGTTTGTTAGCGATAAATCTGTCTTAAGCCAGAATAGAGCTAAATTTGTTGTGAAATTTTGTGACTTATTTATAATTTCATCTTTCCCTAAAACTAAACTCATATATATTCCTCCTTCAAGTTCTGTATTATACTTTATGTAGTGTACTAGCACAGTTAAGTTAATAATTATTTGATAAAAATATCCTAAAATACTTAATTATCAATGAAATTCTTAAAGCACTATACTATAACGGTCACTTTACACAATCTATCATACCTATTCCAAAAGACCTAACACACTATATATCGGTATATAGATATATTTATTTAGTTTTACTTCTCTTTTTTGACTTTAAGACTTCCCTTTGAAATACGACAGAGTTAGGCATAGATTTAAATTATGTAATTTAACAACAAATTTAATATTAAATTTGTTGTTAAACTCGTATAAGAAAGTAGAAGTTACTCTTGGATGTTTTTTTGAAAATGCTAAGAAAAGGTAGCACAAGGGGACAGGTATTGTGTTTTTATAAAAATACTAGAAGTTTAAAGTTTATATATCAAATAATTATAAAAATATAGTAAGTCAAGGACCCTGTCACTCTGTCTTACATTGCTAATACATGACAGGTTGTTGTACAGACTCTCCTACTACCTTGTAGCCAGCAAAGTGGATAACACCTACAAAGTCATGCGCTTCATTCATATGTCGTACTCGTACTTCTGCCTCCACCGTCACATCTCCTTCATAGAAGGTAATACGTGTGTTAGAAATACGTTCAATTCGTTTCACAACGTCACGAGTACTGTTACTTAAATTATCAATTATCACTTCCTCATACCCACTAAAAAGTAACTCCACACAAGAGTATGAGATTCAATACATCCAGTTCCAACAGTAACCAACACTTTCTTCATTTATGCGCCTCCTAAAAAACCCCTACCGAATGGCAGGGATTTAAAATATGTAAGGAAGTCTACTGTTTGTAATCGTCATTGAAGGCAATTCGACAAATACCGGGAAGTGACAGGCACCGGTATTTGATAGATGTTAGGTTTAACCTATATCTTTTAGGAGGGAAAACATGATCTACCTAGAAACACCACGTTTAATACTACGCTCTTGGAAAGAATCGGACTTGTTACCCTTTCAAGAGATGAATGCCGACACAGAGGTCATGAGGTATTTTCCTGATACTCTATCATATGAAGATACAGAGCGATTCTTAGCTAACATTAAAACAGAGTTTAACAATTTCGGATATGGTCTATATGCAGTGGAACTGAAGGCAACTCAG is a genomic window containing:
- a CDS encoding sigma-70 family RNA polymerase sigma factor, with the protein product MEQETIVLIKQAKSGNNQAFEQVMRLHQTRLYKIAFTYFHNEHDAIEAVQETTYRAYKQIKKLRDPAHISAWLTRILFNYCHDEFRKRQKLVVTEKVNGEAQVDDNSISYDIRSAVLSLEEPYKHVITLRYFHDLPVEEIAYIMDRPKGTIKTWIRKGLSTLKGELTEEGESLREKHS
- a CDS encoding methyl-accepting chemotaxis protein, with product MKLKLGTKINIMVTSIILVLSTVIGFVVHHEITQGVKEFAVEKAKGDLALAYRYIDTHYPGNWEIKDDKLYKGSVLMNDNFDLVDTIGRDTGDTVTIFQGNTRVATNVIKEGNRAVGTTASPEVTEAVITKGETFYGEADVVGQMYQTAYMPIKDGNNQTIGIFYVGASQNIINKIISSFFTTFLPIIVLMIVIAGTSVFVFTAKINKRLRKITEGVKLAGNGDFTSTIDDKAGDELSTLSVHFNDMTKNLKEMMNEVMNTSEQVAASSEELTASAEQTSKASETIAESIQEVASGADGATTSIKTSAISLEEVSLGIQDIVKNANTISKVSLQATSKANNGGELVTRTVQQIEAISSSVKSSGEAIKSLDQRSKEIGDITNVISSIAEQTNLLALNAAIEAARAGEHGKGFAVVADEVRKLAEQSQRSSSQITALIQEIQKDMVQSNNSMKQVTVEVEDGLKIVGLTEQNFQEILEIMNSLTNQIKVMVEATDKVSINTDEVTLHFKDLTAISDDASMHSQNVAAAAEQQMASMEEISASAHALSNLAEGLSGMINRFQV
- a CDS encoding DUF421 domain-containing protein gives rise to the protein MDWIWKAILIVMAGTLLLRLAGRKSLSQMTLAQTVIMIGIGSLLIQPVAGKNIWTTIGVGLVLVITLMVIEYLQVKVNMFEKFITGKSKILVENGVINEKNFKKLRFTVDQLEMKLRQQGISKIADVKWATLEPNGQMGFELMDHAKPVTMQEYSVLLMQLQQLKSHFGIPPYKSPSKNAMEDMDIFSEVKDSVDKHSSEALQ
- a CDS encoding DUF1761 domain-containing protein → MFTLSLTALLVGAFVYMLYGGIYYSILLKNKKNHPVAYVVSIIIAFISSFLVGFLVQAAGVEGIFNGGMIGLIIGFLISLMYVKNTMFKLIERKYFYIAIGDHLVIFTILGAVHGYFM
- a CDS encoding restriction endonuclease — protein: MDLEFFDGFKMGLDLIWSMLTADPLLTIGIIVFIGVFLIFAFIVNTLRELELRKSGIVEVDKMSGRKFEEYLHALLKAKGYNVQLTPVSGDYGADLVITAKAKKIVVQAKRYKKNVGVKAIQEVASAKCYYKADECWVITNSFFTEQAKKLANSNQVRLVDRKELMDWMLQENKGDRGIGRTTG